The genomic window GCCGAGCCCGGGGCGGGGGCGACCGCCTACCCCGTCTCGAAGGCGCAGGCGGAGGCCGGGCTGCGGGCCCTGGGCGGAGCGCTGGAGCTGACCGTGCTGCGACTGGCCTTCGTGTACGGGGAGGGCGACAGCCACCTGCGCGACGCACTGCGCTTCACCGGCCGGTGGCCCGCGCACAAGCGGCTGACGGTGGTGCACCACGCCGACGTCGCGCAGGCGCTCCGGCGGGCGCTGAGCTCACCGCAGGCGGCCGGGCGGACCTACAACGTGGCGGACGACGCCCCGGTCAGCAGCCTCGACCTGCACCAGTTGCACGGGCAGACGCTGCCGGCCGGGGCGGCGGCGCTGGTGGACGGGGACCCGTGGGAGATGACGGCGAGCAACGCGGCGCTCCGCGCGGAGCTGGGCTGGCGACCGCTCTACCCGTCGGTGTGGACGGCCCGCGACGCCGGGGCGCTGTGAGGCCCTGCCCCCAGCCGCGAAGCGTCCGAACACCAGGATCACCCGTCCGGTCGATCCCGCACAGCCGCTCGATTTGACAGGCTGGACTCCCCACCCGGAGGCCGGAGGTGACGCCATGACAGAGCTGCTCCAGGAGCCGATCCTGACGGTCGATCAGGTCATTGCCCGGATGCGCGGGCTCGCGCCCGGGTTCCCGCCGGGCGACGGGGTCGGCGTCTTCCACCGGATGTACCTGACCGTCACCGAGTTGGTCGACGCCAGACTGGGTGACGGATACTTCGCCGACCCCGCTGCGCTGGCGACGCTGGACGTGCTCTTCGCCGGGCGGTACCTGGCCGCCGTCGACGCGGATGCGGCCGGGCGGCGCCCGCCGGCCTGCTGGCGCCCGCTCTTCGAGCTGCGCCGGCGGCCCGGGGTGCACCCGCTCCAGGCCGCGCTGTCCGGGATGAACACCCACATCGAGCACGACCTGCCGCTCGCCGTGATGGACACCGCCGCGCGGCTCGGCCGCGATCCGCTCTCCTTCGAGGCGGACTACCACCGGATCAACGATCTGCTGGCCCAGGTGGAGGCGCAGGTCCGG from Kitasatospora sp. NBC_01250 includes these protein-coding regions:
- a CDS encoding NAD-dependent epimerase/dehydratase family protein, with translation MTKILLTGATGQVGRRFLPRLVQWAGADAVRVLVRDAARVEAAARAGVEVVTGDLRDAGDRAKALAGATAVVNVAAAFRGVPDEEALAVNRDAAVALGEQAARAGVTRFVQASTNLVHPGGLGRPAVESDPAEPGAGATAYPVSKAQAEAGLRALGGALELTVLRLAFVYGEGDSHLRDALRFTGRWPAHKRLTVVHHADVAQALRRALSSPQAAGRTYNVADDAPVSSLDLHQLHGQTLPAGAAALVDGDPWEMTASNAALRAELGWRPLYPSVWTARDAGAL
- a CDS encoding DUF5995 family protein gives rise to the protein MTELLQEPILTVDQVIARMRGLAPGFPPGDGVGVFHRMYLTVTELVDARLGDGYFADPAALATLDVLFAGRYLAAVDADAAGRRPPACWRPLFELRRRPGVHPLQAALSGMNTHIEHDLPLAVMDTAARLGRDPLSFEADYHRINDLLAQVEAQVRAELLPESDPLRLTEPLLHVLGAWSIDRARAAAWATVLALRELRHAPLAYRAVVAALDDSVGMVSRALLTPVEG